A stretch of Lysinibacillus agricola DNA encodes these proteins:
- a CDS encoding helix-turn-helix domain-containing protein: protein MFHQILLQIFQKLNNERTISAAYHVLRGKRSGQTIQDIGLFQLHNYFGLLPKLPRATFDEAVSLFLQYSWLKIQESGHYSMEKLGLQRAEQTPDFLFDGWHYRGNEHVFFARLSLIVQSLSYQSAGIRSFSPISRDTNIQSWVRTFLLEHNYQDGRLQQQLLEECERVLSGLSLSEANKQLVLYRLSGHSLPGWTWQQLASERKEAVLDCQLALIELLHTLLNEVHQTNDYPLLRKIAEELRVKALLTDSAQQTAHLYEQGYSIEQIVQIRKLKQSTIEDHLVELAMYEPNFSIGPFVSYEEAEKVWRASKQYQTKKLKTLHEVVEGMSYFQLKLVLAKGEV from the coding sequence ATGTTTCATCAAATTTTATTGCAAATCTTTCAAAAACTCAATAACGAACGAACGATTTCTGCTGCCTATCATGTCTTGAGAGGAAAGCGCTCAGGCCAGACTATTCAAGACATCGGCCTATTTCAGCTACATAATTATTTCGGGCTATTACCTAAGTTGCCTAGGGCGACATTCGATGAGGCTGTATCTTTATTTTTGCAGTATAGTTGGTTAAAAATACAAGAATCCGGTCACTATTCCATGGAAAAGCTAGGTCTACAGCGAGCGGAGCAGACACCTGATTTTTTATTTGATGGATGGCACTATCGGGGAAATGAGCATGTATTTTTTGCAAGGCTCTCGTTAATTGTACAAAGTTTATCCTATCAAAGTGCTGGGATTCGTTCTTTTTCTCCAATAAGTAGGGATACGAATATTCAGTCTTGGGTTCGCACTTTTTTACTCGAGCATAACTACCAAGATGGGCGTTTACAGCAGCAATTATTGGAGGAATGTGAACGCGTGCTTTCTGGATTATCTTTATCTGAAGCTAACAAACAGCTTGTCCTCTATCGATTGAGTGGCCACAGTTTACCAGGATGGACTTGGCAGCAGCTTGCTAGTGAACGTAAGGAAGCAGTTTTAGATTGTCAATTAGCGTTAATAGAGTTGCTACATACATTATTAAATGAAGTCCATCAGACAAATGATTATCCGTTACTTCGTAAAATAGCAGAGGAGCTAAGAGTAAAAGCATTACTAACCGATTCAGCTCAGCAAACGGCACATTTATATGAGCAAGGATACTCGATTGAACAGATTGTGCAAATAAGAAAGCTAAAACAAAGTACAATTGAGGATCATTTAGTAGAATTAGCCATGTATGAACCGAACTTTTCGATTGGTCCGTTCGTCTCATATGAAGAAGCGGAAAAAGTTTGGCGGGCATCGAAACAATATCAAACAAAAAAATTGAAAACATTGCATGAAGTGGTTGAAGGTATGAGTTATTTTCAGTTAAAGCTTGTCCTCGCGAAAGGAGAAGTATAG
- a CDS encoding ferredoxin yields the protein MAKYTIVDKDTCIACGACGAAAPDIYDYDDEGIAFVILDDNMGTAEVPEDLLEDMQDAFEGCPTDSIKVADETFDGDSLKFE from the coding sequence ATGGCTAAATACACAATTGTTGATAAAGATACATGCATCGCTTGTGGCGCTTGCGGAGCCGCAGCACCAGATATTTATGATTATGATGATGAAGGTATTGCCTTCGTTATTTTAGATGATAACATGGGAACTGCTGAAGTTCCAGAAGATCTATTAGAAGACATGCAAGATGCTTTCGAAGGTTGCCCAACTGACTCAATCAAAGTAGCAGACGAAACTTTTGATGGCGACTCATTAAAATTCGAATAG